In Streptomyces sclerotialus, one genomic interval encodes:
- a CDS encoding GNAT family N-acetyltransferase, whose translation MNDLRIRAALPAELDAVLAFWKLAAEGTSISDDRNGVARLVDRDPEALLLAERDGELVGTVIAGFDGWRCHLYRLAVHPERRRQGIGRALLVAAEERFAALGGRRADAMVLDRNELAHQAWQASGYAPEPQWSRWVRHLERPGTPVGSPGPDTDADARAEA comes from the coding sequence ATGAATGATCTTCGTATCCGTGCCGCACTCCCCGCCGAGCTCGATGCCGTACTGGCCTTCTGGAAGCTGGCCGCCGAGGGCACCAGCATCAGCGACGACCGGAACGGCGTGGCCCGGCTGGTCGACCGCGACCCCGAGGCGCTGCTGCTGGCCGAGCGGGACGGCGAACTGGTCGGCACGGTGATCGCCGGTTTCGACGGCTGGCGCTGTCACCTGTACCGGCTCGCGGTGCACCCGGAGCGGCGCCGGCAGGGCATCGGGCGTGCACTGCTGGTGGCGGCCGAGGAGCGGTTCGCGGCGCTGGGCGGGCGGCGCGCCGACGCGATGGTGCTCGACCGCAACGAGCTCGCGCACCAGGCGTGGCAGGCGTCCGGGTACGCGCCCGAGCCGCAGTGGAGCCGCTGGGTGCGGCACCTGGAACGGCCGGGGACGCCCGTCGGCTCCCCCGGCCCGGACACCGACGCGGATGCCAGGGCCGAGGCGTAA
- a CDS encoding phenylalanine 4-monooxygenase codes for MAQTPVTPDGRLGRAEEHPGHADRSYVRRRDRIAALATGHRVGAPSPLVEYTEEEHATWRSVLAALADAQRGRVCRAVAEARERAPVPEGRVPQHAEVGDRLYELTGFRFTLAGGIVPNARFLGSMADGYFHAVQYVRHPAMPLYTFEPDVIHDMLGHGTHLSDPWFAELYRTVGRAASRVTSDDALDLISRVYWYSLEYGVVHEGGRPTAYGAALLSSYGELRRFDRADIRPWNLADIASRPYQVAGYQPVLFAVESLGHLSETLHGFLDGFDESTRDRLGLPPLERRGFTGRPAPERRSAREGGPHG; via the coding sequence ATGGCACAGACACCGGTGACCCCCGACGGCCGGCTGGGCAGGGCCGAGGAGCATCCGGGGCACGCCGACCGCTCGTACGTCCGGCGGCGGGACCGTATCGCCGCCCTGGCCACGGGCCACCGGGTCGGCGCGCCCTCCCCGCTCGTGGAGTACACCGAGGAGGAGCACGCGACCTGGCGGTCCGTACTGGCCGCGCTGGCCGACGCCCAGCGGGGGCGGGTGTGCCGGGCGGTGGCCGAGGCCCGGGAGCGGGCGCCCGTGCCGGAGGGCCGGGTACCGCAGCACGCCGAGGTCGGCGACCGCCTGTACGAACTGACGGGCTTCCGGTTCACGCTGGCCGGGGGCATCGTCCCCAACGCGCGGTTCCTCGGTTCGATGGCCGACGGCTACTTCCACGCCGTGCAGTACGTCCGGCATCCGGCGATGCCCCTCTACACCTTCGAGCCGGATGTCATCCACGACATGCTCGGCCACGGCACGCATCTCAGCGATCCGTGGTTCGCCGAGCTGTACCGCACGGTGGGCCGGGCCGCGTCCCGCGTCACGTCCGACGACGCGCTGGACCTGATCAGCCGGGTGTACTGGTACAGCCTGGAGTACGGCGTCGTCCACGAGGGCGGGCGGCCGACGGCGTACGGGGCCGCTTTGCTGTCGTCGTACGGCGAGCTGCGCCGTTTCGACCGGGCCGACATCCGGCCCTGGAACCTCGCCGACATCGCCTCGCGTCCGTACCAGGTCGCCGGCTACCAGCCCGTCCTGTTCGCCGTGGAGTCGCTCGGCCACCTGTCGGAGACGCTGCACGGCTTCCTCGACGGCTTCGACGAGTCCACCCGGGACCGTCTGGGGCTGCCGCCCTTGGAGCGCCGGGGTTTCACGGGCCGTCCGGCCCCGGAACGGCGCTCCGCCCGCGAGGGCGGTCCGCACGGGTGA